Genomic window (Streptomyces sp. NBC_00078):
CGACGCGGACACCGGGGACAAGCGAATCGAGACCCACGCCCGTGTCTTCAAGGGATACGTCACGCGCCTGTTCCATGACGAATATCAGCGCCAACCCGTCGTTGAACTGAACATTCCCGCGCCGGTGGGGATGAGCGGCGGCCCGCTCTTCAAGGCACAGCAGCCCATGTTTCGGGGCGGCCCGGCGCCGGATCCGTTCGAGTGCTCCGGAGTGATCTTCGGCGAACACTCGCTCCACACGCCTGACGGCATCCACCGGCATGGCACCGCACTCCTTCTAGACACCCTCCGGAACGCCAGCGGGCCTGCCACCGATGGTCTTCCCCTCGCCCAGTACCTTGAGCGACCCGACGCCAAAGCCTCCATGCCCGTGAATACTGCACCCTCCGAATAAGTGCTCGTCCCCGGTACACGGGCCGGGGCCACGCCCCGCCCGACAGGTAGTCCCTGAAGAGGAGGGGGCGCCGACCACGGTCGGTGCCCCCTCCTCGCCGTACGGCGCCGTACGGCGCCGTCAGGGCCGGCGGGCCTGGCCCATCGTTCTCGTGAACGTCGCCGGGTCGTCGTCGTAACCGTGGATGCCGGGGTGGAAGGTCCAGTCGCCGGATCCGTCGCGCAGGAACTCCCCGATGGTCGCCGCCGTCGCTCCGAGGACGCCGCCGAAGTCGTCCTCGGCCAGGACGGTGTAACCCTCGCGGATCCGCAGGCCGGGGTTGATCACGCCGACGAAGGTCCGGTGCACCGAACGCTGCTGAATGACGACACCGATCACCACGCGCGCGTATCGGCCGTCCAGCCGGTCCAGCTCCAGCGTCATGACCTCGTCCCAGCCGAAGCCCTTGCCGTCCTTGCTGTCCCGGTTGAGGTAGATGGTGCCGTCGGGGGAGCGGCTGTCGAAGTGCACCACGTAGGTGGGCTCACCGTACGGATCGTCCGCCAGGTAGGTGGCCGCGACGATGTCCAGATCCGTGGGCGGCTGTCCCGTCGGACTCGGATCCCACTTCAGTGAGACTTCGGCCTTACGTATCCCCTTGTTGAGGCCGTTCACCAGTCTTCCCCTTCCCCGTTGCCCGTGCGTTGTCTCCGCCCCTAACTGCCGGACGGACAAGGCCGGTTGTCCATCCTGCCACGCGCGCGTGCACGTGTGCCGCCGAGCTGTGCGGCTGAGCGTGACCAACGCCATGGTCCGTGGCCTTACCATGGCGCGGTGCTGGTCAAGTGGATTCGCTGCACCGTGGTGGACCGCCGCGGCTTCGAGCGGGGGC
Coding sequences:
- a CDS encoding serine protease; protein product: MGFSELIAYHVLPIARAQRLADGNYARPQWVGTGFTFGEGTFVTCWHCVGADLADDEVYFAAGRERGNQQSHRSWPIELRQLARDVNGADLALARIDPWFLPRLPLAAEPLQWGDDVVALGFPHTLDTTDADTGDKRIETHARVFKGYVTRLFHDEYQRQPVVELNIPAPVGMSGGPLFKAQQPMFRGGPAPDPFECSGVIFGEHSLHTPDGIHRHGTALLLDTLRNASGPATDGLPLAQYLERPDAKASMPVNTAPSE
- a CDS encoding TerD family protein, yielding MNGLNKGIRKAEVSLKWDPSPTGQPPTDLDIVAATYLADDPYGEPTYVVHFDSRSPDGTIYLNRDSKDGKGFGWDEVMTLELDRLDGRYARVVIGVVIQQRSVHRTFVGVINPGLRIREGYTVLAEDDFGGVLGATAATIGEFLRDGSGDWTFHPGIHGYDDDPATFTRTMGQARRP